The proteins below are encoded in one region of Juglans microcarpa x Juglans regia isolate MS1-56 chromosome 4D, Jm3101_v1.0, whole genome shotgun sequence:
- the LOC121260278 gene encoding transcription factor bHLH145: MVCQAASQTRFRAMKHENGIAGSATIIVRVIACFQPLQDCQVRDCFGWMGGDCGTWLPQLHFNWQSPNLISAGAPLEIGQRNPLPAFINSGTNMAPLNGAVPVYPSSKLPHSWIGQANEPCGLFHYGPHLHQSFTPALNNSIAEGRLPANTYESCRQTFTPNAGSECAQKRLVVIDQSRDQTTLIFTSGIGAPVQCLTSWSPKPSTVCNLNGNDLGIKGDSNNFSGPLLTDEFNENPLIDGQSEMHEDTEELNALLYSDNDSDYIEDGEVTSTGHSPCSMTARDEEDWLEGSTEEVASSAGPTKKRKLIDGVYGGVPSLMDTASSKNANKSSECEDDAESSCANDNNVVSREMGLLSGNKRMKRDRIRETLNILQSIIPGVSSKDALVVLDESIHYLKALKLKAKALRLNAI, from the exons ATGGTGTGCCAAGCAGCGAGTCAAACAAGATTTCGGGCCATGAAACACGAAAATGGGATTGCAGGGAGCGCGACGATAATTGTTAGAGTCATTGCTTGCTTTCAACCTCTCCAGGACTGCCAGGTTC GTGATTGTTTTGGTTGGATGGGAGGAGACTGTGGAACCTGGCTTCCTCAGCTGCATTTTAATTGGCAATCACCCAATTTGATTTCCGCGGGTGCTCCCCTTGAAATAGGGCAGCGAAACCCCTTGCCTGCATTTATAAATTCTGGCACTAATATGGCTCCCCTGAATGGGGCGGTGCCGGTTTACCCATCTTCTAAACTACCTCATTCTTGGATAGGTCAAGCTAATGAACCTTGCGGTTTGTTTCATTATGGACCTCATTTGCACCAATCCTTCACCCCTGCCCTTAACAACTCGATTGCTGAAGGCAGACTGCCTGCTAACACCTATGAAAGCTGCAGGCAGACCTTCACACCCAATGCAGGGTCTGAATGTGCCCAGAAGAGGCTTGTTGTTATTGATCAATCGAGGGACCAAACCACTTTGATCTTTACTTCTGGGATTGGGGCTCCTGTCCAGTGTCTTACTTCTTGGAGTCCAAAACCTAGCACTGTTTGTAACTTGAACGGGAATGATCTTGGAATTAAGGGAGATTCGAACAATTTCTCAGGACCATTATTAACTGATGAATTTAATGAAAATCCGCTAATTGATGGTCAAAGCGAAATGCATGAAGATACTGAAGAGCTCAATGCCTTGCTCTACTCGGACAATGATAGCGATTATATTGAAGATGGTGAAGTTACCAGTACAGGTCATTCACCTTGTTCAATGACAGCTCGGGATGAGGAAGACTGGTTGGAAGGAAGTACTGAAGAAGTTGCTAGTTCTGCTGGGCCAACTAAGAAGCGGAAACTCATTGATGGAGTTTATGGTGGTGTACCATCACTGATGGACACGGCAAGTTCTAAGAATGCCAACAAATCCTCTGAATGTGAAGATGATGCAGAATCTAGTTGTGCCAATGACAACAATGTGGTGTCAAGAGAAATGGGTTTGTTATCAGGCAACAAGAGGATGAAGAGGGACAGGATTCGTGAGACTCTGAACATTTTACAAAGCATAATTCCTGGTGTCAGCAGCAAGGATGCACTTGTGGTCCTCGATGAATCTATACATTACTTGAAGGCTTTGAAGCTCAAAGCCAAGGCTTTACGACTTAATGCTATCTAA
- the LOC121258983 gene encoding cyclin-D2-1-like produces the protein MAPSFDSAVSSLLCAEDNSIFDENDYGTAEEFETTWRYRNRRNHSQDRAYGDGDGLPLQSDESLAMMVGKECQHLPALDYLKRLRSGDFDLGARRQAVDWILKVHAHFSFGPLCAYLAINYLDRFLSAYEFPKSKPWTMQLLAVACLSLAAKVEETEVPLSLDLQVGDAKFVFEARTIQRMELLVLSTLRWRMQAVTPFSFIDYFLCKINGDPTPLRTSIVRSIQLILSTLKGVDFLEFRPSEVAAAVAIAVAEETQTIDTETATSLLSQHVEKERVLKCIMMIRDFLLINNGSVSITSVPQSPIGVLDAACLIYKSDEVTVDSCASSSHNSPDAKRRKLNSTFEVGL, from the exons ATGGCACCAAGTTTCGACTCCGCAGTTTCAAGCCTTCTTTGTGCGGAAGACAACAGCATTTTCGATGAAAACGATTATGGAACAGCGGAGGAGTTTGAGACCACGTGGCGCTATAGGAATCGTCGAAACCATAGTCAAGACCGGGCCTATGGTGACGGCGATGGATTACCGCTGCAGAGTGACGAGAGTTTGGCTATGATGGTCGGAAAGGAATGCCAACATTTGCCTGCTCTTGATTACTTGAAGAGGCTGCGGAGCGGAGATTTTGACTTGGGAGCTAGAAGACAAGCTGTTGATTGGATATTGAAG GTTCATGCCCATTTCAGCTTTGGACCTCTGTGTGCATATTTAGCTATAAACTACTTGGATCGTTTCCTTTCTGCTTATGAATTTCCT AAGAGCAAACCTTGGACGATGCAATTGTTGGCCGTCGCATGTTTATCTCTTGCTGCCAAAGTGGAGGAGACAGAAGTTCCTCTATCTCTAGATTTGCAG GTGGGTGATGCAAAATTTGTGTTTGAAGCAAGAACAATTCAAAGGATGGAACTTTTGGTTCTGAGTACCTTGAGGTGGAGAATGCAAGCAGTTACCCCTTTCTCATTCATAGACTACTTCCTTTGCAAGATCAACGGTGATCCAACCCCACTAAGAACATCAATCGTGAGATCAATCCAACTCATATTAAGCACACTTAAAG GGGTTGATTTCTTGGAGTTCAGGCCTTCAGAGGTTGCAGCAGCGGTGGCAATAGCTGTTGCAGAAGAAACCCAAACAATAGACACGGAGACAGCAACTTCTCTTCTCAGTCAACATGTAGAAAAG GAGAGAGTGCTCAAATGTATCATGATGATCcgtgattttttattaattaataatggtTCTGTTTCAATCACATCTGTTCCCCAAAGCCCAATTGGAGTGTTGGACGCGGCATGCTTGATCTATAAAAGTGATGAGGTTACAGTTGATTCATGTGCAAGTTCTTCACATAATAGCCCGGATGCTAAAAGGAGGAAGCTAAACAGTACCTTTGAAGTGGGGCTATAA